Genomic window (Streptomyces sp. NBC_01431):
CGTCGGTCCACACCCCCGTCGCGTTGACGACCTGCTTGGCGCGGATCTCGTACTCCCCGCCCGCTTCTCCATCCTGCACCCTGGCACCGACAACGCGTTCGCCCTCGCGCAGGAAGCCCACCACCCGGGCCCGGTTGGCGACGTGCGCACCGTATGAGGCGGCGGTGCGCACCAGGGTGGTCACATAGCGGGCGTCGTCCATCTGCGCGTCGTAGTACTGCAGAGCCCCGATCAGCGCGTCCTTCTTCAACCCGGGGGCGACGCGCAGCGCGTGGCGACGACTCAGGTGACGGTGCATCGGCAGACCCCTGCCGTGCCCCGATGACATGGACATCGCGTCGTAGAGCGCCACGCCCGATCCCGCGTACAGCCGCTCCCACCCCTTGTGCTGCAACGGGTAGAGGAACGGCACCGGCTTCACCAGGTGCGGAGCGAGCCGTTCCAGGAGCAGGCCGCGCTCCTTGAGCGCTTCGCGTACGAGCGCGAAGTCGAGCATTTCCAGATAGCGCAGCCCGCCGTGGATCAGCTTGCTGGAACGGCTCGACGTGCCCGACGCCCAGTCACGCGCCTCGACCAGGCCGGTGACCAGTCCACGGGTCGCCGCGTCGAGTGCCGTGCCCGCTCCGACCACCCCCGCGCCCACGACCAGCACGTCGAGCTCGCGCTCGGCCAAGGCGGCGAGTGCATGTGCGCGCTGCTCGGGTCCCAGTGTCGCTGTCCTCACGGCTTGCCTCCCGTTGGATCGGGGTGGTTCCGCAGACCGGGTGGTCTGGCTCACACCCTCGATTCTGGCCGGGACCACCGAGATCGGCCACCGCCTGTGGACAACACTCGGGCGGCCTCGCCCGCGCAATGCCGTAAATCAGTCATATTTCCTCTTAGTCTGACATTCCGCACGCCCATTCTGTCCACAGGGCTTGCGCTCCATGTCCCCTCCGGCTAAGGGAAAGGACGGCCAACATGCCCGCAGACCTCGCCGTCATCGGACTCGGCCACCTGGGCCTGCCCCTCGCCCAAGCCGCCGTCGCCGCCGGCATCCAGACCGTCGGCCATGACACCGATCCGCGCACCATCGCGGAACTCAACGCGGGACGCACCCCCGTCGACGGCTCGCTCACCCCCGCCGACCTGCGCCGGATGCTCTCGGGGGGCTTCCGGACCGCCACCGACCCCGCGGAACTCGGCCGGGTCCGTACCGCCGTCATCTGCGCGCCCGCCCGCCTCGCCGCCGACCGCACCCTCGACCTCAGTGCGGTCGCCGAGGCGGCCCGCGCGCTCGCCGGGCGGCTGCGCCCGCACACCACCGTCATCCTGGAGTCGGCCGGACACCCCGGAACCACCGGGGAGTTCGTCCGCCCGATCCTCGAAGAGGGCTCGGGCCTGCGGGCCGGGCGCGACTTCCACCTCGCCTGTTCGCCCAGCCGCGTCGAGCCCGGCAACCGCACCCACCCCTACGCGGCCATCCCCAAGGTCATCGGCGGCCTCACCCCCGCCTGCACCGAATCGGCCGCCGCGTTCTACGGCCGGCTCACCGACAAGGTGGTGCGCGCCCGGGGGCTGCGCGAGGCCGAGATGTCCAAGCTTCTGGAAACCAACTTCCGGCACGTCAACATCGCCCTGGTCAACGAAATGGCGGTGCTCTGCCACGACATGGGCGTCGACCTGTGGGACGTCATCCGCTGTGCGGAGACCAAGCCGTTCGGCTTCCAGGCCTTCAGGCCCGGTCCGGGCGTCGGCGGTCACGGCATCCCGCTCGACCCCGCCCCGCTCCCCTACGCGGGCCTGCGCATGGTCGGTCTCGCCCGCGAGATCAACGCGCACATGCCCAGCTACGTCATCCAGCGCTCCACCGCGCTCCTCAACGAGCACGGCAAGTCGGCCCGCGGCGCCCGCGTCCTGCTGCTCGGCGTCACCTACAAGCCGGACTCACCCGACCAGGAGGGCTCGCCCGCCCACGAGATCGCCGGACGGCTGATGGATCTGGGCGCCCAGATCACGTACCACGATCCGCACGTGCCCACCTGGCGCGTGCGCGACCAGCCGGTTCCGCGCGCGGACTCGCTGTACGAGGCCGCCGCCCACGCCGATCTGACCGTGCTGCTCCAGCACCACCGCACGTACGACCTCCAGGGCCTCGCGGTCAAGGCGCAGCTCCTCCTGGACACCCGCGGCGCGACCCCGGCGGGAGCCGCCCACCGGCTCTGAATCAGGGACTTACAAATTTCATATGACCACGCGGTCACAGGCTGCTAATCTTCGGGGCCGCTCAATCGCACAATCGTGCGCTTGTCCATGTTTCCAGGGGGGAACGCGAAGATGAGTCAGTCCTTTCCGCCGCCACAGCAGCCGGGTCAGCAGCCGGGCCAGTTCGAGCAGGCCCAGCAGCCGCAGGGAGGCTTCGGCTACCCGATGGCTCCGATGGCCCCGCCGGCCGCTCCGGTGCGGAACAACTTCGCGCTCGGCCTGATCGCCGCGATCGTCGCCGCCCTGGTCACCGCGGGCATCTACGGTGCGATCATCGGCGCCACCAAGCACGAGATCGGTTACGCGGCCGTCGGCGTCGGCTTCCTGGTCGGCTTCGCCGCGGGCAAGGCTGGCGGCCGCAACCCCGCGCTGCCCGTCATCGGCGCCGTGCTCTCGCTGGTCGCCGTCTACTTCGGCCAGCTCCTCGGTGAGGCGATCATCGCCTCCAAGGAGCTCCCGGTGACCGTCTCGGAGCTGTTCTTCCAGCACTTCAGCCTCCTGAACGAGGCCTGGAAGGCCGACGCCGACCCGCTCACCTTCCTGTTCTTCGCGATCGCCGCGGTGGCCGCCTTCTCGGGCGCCAAGAAGGCCTCCGTCTGAGCAGCCGCACGACACCGCACAACGAAGGGGCCCTGATCGCCAGCCGATCCGGGCCCCTTCGTTGTGCGGCTGACCTCAGCGCTTGTGCTGCGCGTCCGCCACCGTGACCTCGACCCGCTGGAACTCCTTGAGCTCGCTGTAACCAGTCGTCGCCATCGAGCGGCGCAGGGCGCCGAACAGGTTCATCGAACCGTCCGGGGTGTGCGAGGGACCGGTGAGGATCTCCTCCGTGGTGCCCACGATGCCCAGGTCGACGAGCTTGCCGCGCGGCACGTCCTCGTGGACGGCTTCCATGCCCCAGTGGTGGCCGCGGCCCGGCGCGTCGGTGGCGCGGGCCAGCGGGGAGCCGATCATCACCGAGTCGGCGCCGCAGGCGACGGCCTTGGGGATGTCGCCGGACCAGCCGACCCCGCCGTCCGCGATGACGTGCACGTACCGACCGCCGGACTCGTCCATGTAGTCGCGGCGGGCCGCGGCGACATCGGCGACGGCGGTGGCCATCGGGACCTGGATGCCCAGGACGTTGCGGGTGGTGTGCGCGGCGCCGCCGCCGAAGCCCACCAGGACGCCGGCCGCACCGGTGCGCATCAGGTGCAGGGCAGCCGTGTACGTGGCGCAGCCGCCGACGATGACCGGGACGTCCAGCTCGTAGATGAACTGCTTCAGGTTGAGCGGCTCGGCGGCGCCCGAGACGTGCTCGGCCGAGACGGTGGTGCCACGGATGACGAAGATGTCGACGCCCGCGTCCACGACGGCCTTGGAGAACTGGGCGGTGCGCTGCGGGGAGAGCGCGGCGGCGGTGACCACACCGGAGTCGCGCACCTCCTTGATGCGCCGGCCGATCAGCTCTTCCTTGATCGGGGCCGCGTAGATCTCCTGAAGGCGGCGGGTCGCGGCGGCCTCGTCCAGCTCGGCGACCTCGTCGAGCAGCGGCTGCGGGTCCTCGTACCGGGTCCACAGACCTTCGAGGTTCAGCACGCCCAGGCCGCCGAGCTCGCCGATGCGGATCGCCGTCTGCGGCGAGACCACGGAGTCCATGGGGGCGGCCAGGAAGGGCAGTTCAAAACGGTAGGCATCGATCTGCCAGGCGATCGAGACCTCCTTCGGGTCCCGGGTGCGCCGGCTCGGGACGATGGCGATGTCGTCGAACGCGTACGCCCTGCGGCCGCGCTTGCCGCGCCCGATCTCGATCTCAGTCACGTTGTGTGGGCCTTTCCCTCTACGTCTGCATGCCCCAGTATCCCCGACACAGCGCCGAGGGGCGGCCCCGGGAACTCCGGGGCCGCCCCTCGGGCGCTCTGCGGGCGTCAGCGCCGGTTGTAGTTCGGCGCCTCGACGGTCATCTGGATGTCGTGCGGGTGGCTCTCCTTGAGGCCCGCCGAGGTGATCCGGACGAACCGGCCGTTGTCCTGGAGCTCGGGCACGGTGCGGCCGCCGACGTAGAACATCGACTGGCGCAGACCGCCGACGAGCTGGTGCACGACCGCGGAGAGCGGGCCGCGGTAGGGCACCTGGCCCTCGATGCCTTCGGGGATCAGCTTGTCGTCGGTGGAGACGGTCTCCTGGAAGTACCGGTCCTTGGAGAACGAGCGCTGCTCGCCGCGGGACTGCATGGCACCGAGCGAGCCCATGCCGCGGTACGACTTGAACTGCTTGCCGTTGATGAAGAGCAGCTCGCCCGGGGACTCCTCGCAGCCCGCGAGCAGCGAGCCGAGCATCACCGTGTCGGCGCCCGCGACCAGGGCCTTGGCGATGTCGCCGGAGTACTGCAGACCGCCGTCGCCGATGACCGGCACGCCCGCGGCCTTCGCCGCGAGGGAGGCCTCGTAGATCGCGGTGACCTGCGGGACGCCGATGCCGGCCACGACGCGGGTGGTGCAGATGGAGCCGGGGCCCACGCCGACCTTGATGCCATCGACGCCCGCGTCGATGAGCGCCTGGGCGCCGTCACGGGTGGCGATGTTGCCGCCGATGACGTCGACGCCCGACGAGTTCGACTTGATCTTGGCGACCATGTCGCCGACCAGGCGCGAGTGGCCGTGCGCGGTGTCGACGACGATGAAGTCGACGCCGGCGGCGATCAGCGCCTGGGCGCGCTCGTAGGCGTCGCCCGCGACACCGACGGCCGCGCCGACGAGCAGCCGGCCGTCCTTGTCCTTGGCGGCGTTGGGGTACTTCTCCGCCTTGACGAAGTCCTTGACCGTGATGAGGCCCTTGAGGATGCCGGCGTCGTCGACGAGCGGCAGCTTCTCGATCTTGTGGCGGCGCAGCAGCTCCATGGCGTCCACGCCGGAGATGCCGACCTTGCCGGTGACCAACGGCATCGGCGTCATGACCTCGCGCACCTGACGGCTGCGGTCCGATTCGAAGGCCATGTCGCGGTTGGTGACGATGCCGAGCAGCTTGCCCGCGGAGTCGGTCACCGGGACGCCGCTGATGCGGAACTTGGCGCACAGCTCGTCGGCCTCGCGCAGCGTCGCGTCCGGGTGCACCGTGATCGGGTCGGTGACCATGCCGGACTCGGAGCGCTTCACCAGGTCGACCTGGTTGGCCTGGTCCTCGATGGAGAGGTTGCGGTGCAGCACGCCCGCGCCGCCCTGACGGGCCATGGCGATGGCCATGCGCGCCTCGGTGACCTTGTCCATCGCCGCGGAGAGCAGCGGGACGTTCACCTTGACGTTCTTCGAGAGGTACGAGGAGGTGTCGATCTGCTCGGGCGCCATGTCGGACGCGCCCGGCAGCAGCAGCACGTCGTCGTATGTCAGCCCGAGCGTCGCGAATTTCTCGGGCACTCCGTCGACGTTTGCAGTCATGACACCTTCCCCAATGGCCTTGATCGGTGCGGATGTCCATGCTAACGGGCTGTGCGGGTGTCTCATTCCACGAGCAAGATCATCAAGATTCTTTGTACGTTCGCACGTGTTTCACATCGGCGTACGCCGCATAAGGCTCCCCGCGCTCACAAGAGGCGCGCCTACTGCTCCGCGAGGGCCCGCAGCCTGCTCAGCGCGCGGTGCTGGGCCACCCGGACCGCGCCGGGCGACATCCCCAGCATCTGGCCGGTCTCCTCGGCGGTGAGGCCGACGGCGACCCGCAGCACCAGGAGCTCCCGCTGGTTCTCCGGGAGGTTGGCGAGCAGCTTCTTGGCCCACTCCGCGTCGCTGCTGAGCAGCGCCCGCTCCTCGGGGCCGAGCGAATCGTCGGGGCGCTCCGGCATCTCGTCGGACGGCACGGCCGTCGAACCGGGGTGGCGCATCGCGGCCCGCTGGAGGTCGGCGACCTTGTGCGAGGCGATGGCGAAGACGAAGGCCTCGAAGGGCCGCCCGGTGTCGCGGTAGCGCGGCAGCGCCATCAGGACGGCGACGCAGACTTCCTGGGCCAGATCCTCGACGAAGTGGCGAGCATCACCCGGAAGGCGGCTGAGCCGGGTGCGGCAGTAGCGCAGTGCGAGGGGGTGGACGTGCGCGAGGAGATCGTGCGTGGCCTGCTCGTCGCCGTCGACCGCACGGTGAACGAGTGCACCGATGACCCCTTGGGCCGCAGCCTCGTCGTCGCGCATCGATCCATGGTGCCCCGGCGCCGCCCCGTCCGCGGCACCGCGTCCGTAGTTGTGCACTGAAGCGTTATGAGCGGGTGCGCCGGAACTCATCCCCTGCACCCCCCTCCCGCTCGACCGACCTGTCCCCGAGGAACTCCACACCTACAAGGATGCGGCATCGCGGCGGAAGCAACACCTCTGCTGCCGTTCGCGGGGCGACCGGGCCCGTCCGCCCGGCGGCGGACGGGGCTCCGACCGGCTGTGCAAACCGCCGTCAGCGCACCAGACCCCAGCGGAAACCGAGCGCCACGGCGTGCGCCCGGTCCGAGGCACCGAGCTTCTTGAACAGCCGCCGGGCGTGCGTCTTGACCGTGTCCTCGGACAGGAACAGCTCGCGGCCGATCTCCGCGTTGGAGCGGCCGTGGCTCATGCCTTCGAGCACCTGGATCTCACGCGCGGTGAGCGTGGGCGCCGCGCCCATCTCGGCCGACCGCAGTCTGCGCGGGGCGAGCCGCCAGGTCGGGTCGGCGAGCGCCTGGGTGACGGTCGCCCGCAGCTCGGCGCGCGAGGCGTCCTTGTGCAGGTAGCCGCGGGCGCCGGCGGCGACCGCGAGCGCGACCCCGTCGAGGTCTTCGGCGACCGTGAGCATGATGATCCGGGCACCCGGATCCGCGGACAGCAGCCGCCGGACGGTCTCCACACCGCCCAGTCCGGGCATGCGTACGTCCATCAGAATCAGGTCCGAGCGGTCGGCACCCCAGCGGCGGAGGACTTCCTCGCCGTTGGCCGCCGTCGTCACACGCTCGACGCCGGGCACGGTCGCAACCGCGCGGCGGAGCGCCTCGCGGGCAAGCGGGGAGTCGTCGCAGACGAGGACTGATGTCATGGCCGCCCTCCGCAGCTGATGCGCGTCACCTTGAGCCTCCAGGCTGGGTACATGTGTCACCTGTGCGATTGACGCTCTCGGACACCTGCCCGAGCGCTTGTTCTTTCAATCGCTCCGCACTCTCAACGACGGTCACTCGAAAGAGTTACGGGTCGGACGGGCACGTTCGGCACTCTACGTGAGGAAGCGCGCACACAGGAGAGCGCCGCGAGTCCGGCGCCCAACTTTTTGACCTATGCCCCATTTAGCAGCTTTTCTTCCCTTTTGCTGGTGTCTGTGACTAGATTCCCAATGAGTCATATTTACATCTACTTCTACAGGAGATGTACCTTCGTCGGTACGTACGTTTCGGATGAGCCCTCGTGCGCACCCGTCCCGTACCGGCCGCCCATCCGTCTCAGCACACGGCTTCAAGGGGACTAGAGCAATGGCAGATTTCTCCCGCCTTCCCGGACCGAACGCCGATCTGTGGGACTGGCAGCTCCTCGCGGCCTGCCGCGGGGTCGACAGCTCGCTCTTCTTCCACCCGGAGGGCGAGCGCGGCGCGGCACGGAGTGCGCGCGAGAGCTCGGCGAAAGAGGTGTGCATGCGCTGCCCGGTGCGTGCACAGTGCGCGGCCCACGCCCTGGCGGTACGGGAGCCCTACGGGGTGTGGGGCGGACTCACCGAGGATGAGCGCGAAGAACTCATGGGCAGGGCCCGTAACCGCCTGGTGACGGCGGCCGCACCGGCCGTCGGCATGGGGCCCAGCTGAGCGAGCCCGGATCGGACCGGATCAGAAGAAACGTTCCTGCGCCGTTTGGTCCAGCGGCGTCGGCAAAGTCGTGCCCCGGCGCCCCCTGGTAGCGCCCGGCGCCCTCAGCCGCGCGTGGCGGCGCGGACCAGCTCGTCCAGGGTGGCCGCGACGGCCGGAACCCGGGCCAGGTCGGGCAGCGTGAGCGCCACGATCTCCCGCTCGACGGCGGGCTCGACGGTCACCGTCCGCGCCCCCTTGGGCCGCACGGACTCGATCGCGAGCTCCGGCAGCACCGCGACACCGAGCCCCGCCCCGACCAGACCGATCACCGCCGGGTAGTCGTCCGTGGCGAAGTCGATGCGCGGGGTGAACCCGGACTCCTCGCAGACCTCCACCAGCTGACGGCGACAGCGGGGGCAGCCCGCGATCCACGGCTCACCGGCCAGGTCCTTGATGGCGACGGTGCCCGCCTCGGCCAGCGCGTGCCCCTCGGGAACCAGCCCCACCAGGCGGTCGACCAGCAGCGGGCGCACCACCAGGTCGTCCCACTCCGTGGCGTTCGAGCCGTACCGGAAGGCCAGCGCGACGTCGCAGTCGCCGTCGCGGAGCATCTCCACCGAATGCGGCGGCTCGGCATCCACGAGGGAGACGCGGGTACCGGGATGCGCGGCACGCAGCGCGGCGAGCGCGGTCGGTACCAGCGTGGAGGACCCGCTCGGGAAGGAGACCAGGCGCACCCGCCCGGCCCGCAGGCCCGCGATGGCGGCGATCTCCTCCTCCGCGGCGGTCAGCCCGGCCAGGATGCCGGAGGCGTGCCGGACCAGCACCTCGCCGGCCTGCGTCAGACGCATCTCGCGGCCGGTGCGGATGAGCAGCGGGGTGCGGGCCGACGATTCGAGGGCTTTCATCTGCTGGCTGACGGCGGGCTGGGTGCAGCCCAGCTCTCGGGCCGCCGCCGAGAAGGAGCCGGTGGTGGCGACGGCGCGCAGGACGCGGAGATGACGGGCCTCGATCATTTCTTCATCATAAGCGAATCTTGGAGACTGCGGAGAAAAATCGTGCATAACTTTGGGTTTGCCTCGGCTAGCGTTCGCTGAATGGAACTCCTGTCTGTGAACCTGGGCCGCGCCATGGCCGTCGACTACACCGACGCCGAAGGCGGCCTGACCGGTATGAACAAGCGGCCGGTGACCGGCCCGGTCCGGGTCTTCGCGCCGGGGCCCAGGGGTGCGGGCGGCAGCGGCGCCGAGGGCGACGATGTCTGCGACAGGCGCCACCACGGCGGGGACCACCAGGCGCTCTACGCCTACGCCCGCGAGGATCTGGACGTGTGGGCCGAGGAGTTCGGCCGCGAACTGCCCAGCGGATCGTTCGGCGAGAACCTCACGACGTACGGCATCGATGTGAACGACGCCCGGATCGGCGAGCGTTGGCGGATCGGCCGGAACGTCGTCGTCGAGGTGGCGTCCGGACGCATCCCCTGCCGTACGTTCGCGAGCTGGCTCAATCAGAAGGGCTGGGTCAAGCGCTTCACCCAGGCGGCAGTGCCGGGTGCGTACTTGCGGGTGATCGAGCCGGGAGAGATCCGTGCGGGCGACCCGATCGAAGTGATCGAGCGACCGGATCACGAGGTTTCGGTCACGTTCTGGTTCCGGGCGTTCACGACCGAGCGGACGCTGCTGCCGCGCACCCTCGCCGCAGGCGAGGCCATGGAGCCCGAGGCGCACGAGACCGTACGGAAGTACCTGGCCAAGCACGCCGCTTAGGGGAGGGCGCCGACCCGGCCCGGAAGAACTGTCGGTATTGGGCCAGTTCATGCGGATGGGGGCCGGACCGGGGGCGGTCACCGCACCGCCACCGGGGCACTAACGTGCGCGTATGACGACTGCACT
Coding sequences:
- a CDS encoding nucleotide sugar dehydrogenase, whose product is MPADLAVIGLGHLGLPLAQAAVAAGIQTVGHDTDPRTIAELNAGRTPVDGSLTPADLRRMLSGGFRTATDPAELGRVRTAVICAPARLAADRTLDLSAVAEAARALAGRLRPHTTVILESAGHPGTTGEFVRPILEEGSGLRAGRDFHLACSPSRVEPGNRTHPYAAIPKVIGGLTPACTESAAAFYGRLTDKVVRARGLREAEMSKLLETNFRHVNIALVNEMAVLCHDMGVDLWDVIRCAETKPFGFQAFRPGPGVGGHGIPLDPAPLPYAGLRMVGLAREINAHMPSYVIQRSTALLNEHGKSARGARVLLLGVTYKPDSPDQEGSPAHEIAGRLMDLGAQITYHDPHVPTWRVRDQPVPRADSLYEAAAHADLTVLLQHHRTYDLQGLAVKAQLLLDTRGATPAGAAHRL
- a CDS encoding GuaB3 family IMP dehydrogenase-related protein, which codes for MTEIEIGRGKRGRRAYAFDDIAIVPSRRTRDPKEVSIAWQIDAYRFELPFLAAPMDSVVSPQTAIRIGELGGLGVLNLEGLWTRYEDPQPLLDEVAELDEAAATRRLQEIYAAPIKEELIGRRIKEVRDSGVVTAAALSPQRTAQFSKAVVDAGVDIFVIRGTTVSAEHVSGAAEPLNLKQFIYELDVPVIVGGCATYTAALHLMRTGAAGVLVGFGGGAAHTTRNVLGIQVPMATAVADVAAARRDYMDESGGRYVHVIADGGVGWSGDIPKAVACGADSVMIGSPLARATDAPGRGHHWGMEAVHEDVPRGKLVDLGIVGTTEEILTGPSHTPDGSMNLFGALRRSMATTGYSELKEFQRVEVTVADAQHKR
- the guaB gene encoding IMP dehydrogenase gives rise to the protein MTANVDGVPEKFATLGLTYDDVLLLPGASDMAPEQIDTSSYLSKNVKVNVPLLSAAMDKVTEARMAIAMARQGGAGVLHRNLSIEDQANQVDLVKRSESGMVTDPITVHPDATLREADELCAKFRISGVPVTDSAGKLLGIVTNRDMAFESDRSRQVREVMTPMPLVTGKVGISGVDAMELLRRHKIEKLPLVDDAGILKGLITVKDFVKAEKYPNAAKDKDGRLLVGAAVGVAGDAYERAQALIAAGVDFIVVDTAHGHSRLVGDMVAKIKSNSSGVDVIGGNIATRDGAQALIDAGVDGIKVGVGPGSICTTRVVAGIGVPQVTAIYEASLAAKAAGVPVIGDGGLQYSGDIAKALVAGADTVMLGSLLAGCEESPGELLFINGKQFKSYRGMGSLGAMQSRGEQRSFSKDRYFQETVSTDDKLIPEGIEGQVPYRGPLSAVVHQLVGGLRQSMFYVGGRTVPELQDNGRFVRITSAGLKESHPHDIQMTVEAPNYNRR
- a CDS encoding sigma-70 family RNA polymerase sigma factor, with the translated sequence MRDDEAAAQGVIGALVHRAVDGDEQATHDLLAHVHPLALRYCRTRLSRLPGDARHFVEDLAQEVCVAVLMALPRYRDTGRPFEAFVFAIASHKVADLQRAAMRHPGSTAVPSDEMPERPDDSLGPEERALLSSDAEWAKKLLANLPENQRELLVLRVAVGLTAEETGQMLGMSPGAVRVAQHRALSRLRALAEQ
- a CDS encoding response regulator transcription factor; protein product: MTSVLVCDDSPLAREALRRAVATVPGVERVTTAANGEEVLRRWGADRSDLILMDVRMPGLGGVETVRRLLSADPGARIIMLTVAEDLDGVALAVAAGARGYLHKDASRAELRATVTQALADPTWRLAPRRLRSAEMGAAPTLTAREIQVLEGMSHGRSNAEIGRELFLSEDTVKTHARRLFKKLGASDRAHAVALGFRWGLVR
- a CDS encoding WhiB family transcriptional regulator; its protein translation is MADFSRLPGPNADLWDWQLLAACRGVDSSLFFHPEGERGAARSARESSAKEVCMRCPVRAQCAAHALAVREPYGVWGGLTEDEREELMGRARNRLVTAAAPAVGMGPS
- a CDS encoding LysR family transcriptional regulator, which translates into the protein MIEARHLRVLRAVATTGSFSAAARELGCTQPAVSQQMKALESSARTPLLIRTGREMRLTQAGEVLVRHASGILAGLTAAEEEIAAIAGLRAGRVRLVSFPSGSSTLVPTALAALRAAHPGTRVSLVDAEPPHSVEMLRDGDCDVALAFRYGSNATEWDDLVVRPLLVDRLVGLVPEGHALAEAGTVAIKDLAGEPWIAGCPRCRRQLVEVCEESGFTPRIDFATDDYPAVIGLVGAGLGVAVLPELAIESVRPKGARTVTVEPAVEREIVALTLPDLARVPAVAATLDELVRAATRG
- a CDS encoding MOSC domain-containing protein; protein product: MELLSVNLGRAMAVDYTDAEGGLTGMNKRPVTGPVRVFAPGPRGAGGSGAEGDDVCDRRHHGGDHQALYAYAREDLDVWAEEFGRELPSGSFGENLTTYGIDVNDARIGERWRIGRNVVVEVASGRIPCRTFASWLNQKGWVKRFTQAAVPGAYLRVIEPGEIRAGDPIEVIERPDHEVSVTFWFRAFTTERTLLPRTLAAGEAMEPEAHETVRKYLAKHAA